The following nucleotide sequence is from Podospora bellae-mahoneyi strain CBS 112042 chromosome 1 map unlocalized CBS112042p_1, whole genome shotgun sequence.
CAGTAACTGAAATCGACATGGCCTATTGGAATCGGTAGCTTATCGTCCTGTGAGGATGTCGTCGCCGTATTCGTCGAGCTTCCGCCTGTTTCTGACTGTGATTCGCTGCTGCGTGATTGTTGCAGCTCGAGCTGTGGTTCCTGAGGAGGAATGCCACTGTCGGAGAAGCCGAAATCTCGCATCTGCTGGAAACTCCAGCTCGGTTCGAATCGTCGACTGTTCCACGCATGGTCCACCCTCTCGTACATTTCGTCGATCTGTTCCAAGCTGATCTTGCTCGTCTCGTAGACCATAAACCAGACAAAGGCGATCGAGAGAATGCAGAATGCGCCccagagaaagaaaatgCGAGATCCGAGATCGATTGACCGGGACCCTTCGATTCTATTTGTGTCCACCATGTAAGGGGTCCCATAGGCAATGCCAAAGTTCAAAAGCCAGTTGGCGGCGGTAGAGACGGACATCGACTTCGCGCGTACCTTCAGCGGATAGATTTCTGATGTGACGACCCAAACCACGGGACCCCAGGAGGCTGCGAAAAAGAATATATATATGGCCACGAAAATGATGAGGATGCGGCTCTGCGTCTCCGAATTGCTTCCGTTGGCGGTAGCGAACGAGGCAATCAAGAGTTGGCAGATGGCCATGCCGGCGGCTCCGACAATGAGCAGCCTTCGTCTACCCCACGATTCGACGACGAAGAGACCCGGCAGCGTCGAGACCATGTTAATAATCTgcatgatgagggtgatgagatAGGGGTCGTCGACACCGCCCTTTTGAAAGAAGTCGGTGCCATAGTACATGATGAAATTGACACCTGTGAGCTGCTGGAGCATTTGCAGCCCGCAGCCTGTTAGTGTGCGGCGACCCAGATGTGGTTCGCCAAAGAATATATCTTTGTAAGTGTCAGGGCCAAGCGCTAGTTCGTACTCATGGTTTGCCTGGATTTCTGCGAGCTCCTCGATGAGAGCAGGGTGGGTGATGTCGAGCCGACGTAGACGGCTGAGTGAAAGAGCAGCGGCGTCTTTGTAGCCGCGCTTGATAAGATAACGGGGCGTCTCTGGTAGGATCAGCAGACCAAGGGCCAAAACAACAGCCCAGGTAAGCTGAAGACCAATGGGGATGCGATACGCGGCGGCCCCTTTCATATTATGAGTTAAGATATTGacgccggcagcagcaaataGACCGGCCGTGATTGATAGCTGATAGGCGCAGACGAGTGTTCCACGCACCCACTTTGGTGCCATCTCAGACTGATATAATGGGACAAGAACTGAGACAACGCCCACTCCAATGCCCGCCAGTGTTCTGATGAGATCAAGTCAATACAAGTCACACTTTGAGGGATGAGTTGGACACCAAAAGGGAAAGTGTTACGAACCTCCCGATAACAAGAAGGGCCACATTTGTCGCGCACACCTGGAAGATAGCACCAACACAAAACACCCCCAGGGCGGCAATAAGTGAGAGCCGTCTGCCCCATAAGTCACCTATTGGCGCCGATATGAGTGCTCCCACCATCGTTCCTGCACTCAGCATTGCCACAATCAGTGACACTTGGCTTGGGTACATGCCGGGTACTCCCTCCTTGTCGAAGTAGCCGGTGGTGAAATCCTTCTTGAACGACTCCATCGCCAGAATACCGTTGATCGACCTGCATGCACCAAACGGCTCAGCCAAAAGTCCCTCCAAATCCTAGCGCGTCCGATCAAAATGGCGCCGAGTCGACTTACCCGGTGTCATATCCAAACAAGAGCCCGCCTGTGGCTACAAAGAGCGATAAAAGGATGGCCGGCGCCGAGGTGCCGGCGACGTTTGCTGGCTTTCGCCAACCGAAGCCCACCATGACTGCGATTGGAGCGCCTTCATGAAGGGCTCTTCAGAACAGCGTCGAGCGCGGGGTTTCCACCGGGATTGGGGGTCTCCGGACAATCGAGGATATGGTTGTTATTCGACCATGGGGAGCGGTTTGGGTCGTTTAGAGGTGGGAAGGTGGACGGCGAACGGGTTTCGACGATGAGATGAACAGTTGAAAGGGTGCGTCCAACAACTGGGATGGTGGACGGGAGTTCGTTGAAAGTGGTGGAGAAAGGACCGCCGCCCACCTGATTGATGGGCAGCGGAGACTCTGCAAACGTCTAATTGGCTGCACATCAAGACTAGCCCGCTTGGGAATAGCTGTGACCAGAAGGTGGGGCTGACCCGGCTTTGACTAGCGTGGTGGGGACTCGGCCTGCGCCAAGCCCCAGTCTCGCTCACCCCAGACCCAAATCCGACTTGGGTTCAGCAACGGGCCTCTCGGCTACCTTGAAAATGTCACTCTGTCGGGTTGACAGCTGTGAGAATGCGGTGCTTCTGCGTTGCCTTTGGTAAGAATTTTCCCATTTTTTCTGACCTTGGTGTTGTTCTGTCTTTTGCCGCTGACCTATGGGATTCATCCGAGTACGAAGTAGACAGACTATATGAGGCTATCTCTGTCAATTTAGTCCCTATTCCTTGGAATCTGAATGCCATGAATTCCCACCGTGGTTAGAACCTTGGTGTCTTGGACCTGGGGTTTCACCTGGTGCCGTGGTCCATGTGTAAGCCCTCGGGTCCCTCTCTTTCACGCGCCTCACCAGGCGGCCCAAAAAGCCATCCTCGCTCCCGCTTTCCCAATGCTTCATAGCGGGCGCCCAGCTTCACGCTGCTTCAGGGGGGGAGACGAGACCCACCAATCGCCAAAGGAACTGCATGATAAATTAGTAACTGACCCAGAGTGTGAGCAGAAggccacacacacaccaccacatcaaccacaccattGTCCCAAGAATCTCTATGCTTTGGAAACGCGTGGCGGGTGCTCTGAAGCCATTGGCTGTCAAGATGGTTGTGCCGCAGCCGGGAGCTGCCCCCCCCAGGCTTGCAGCTTGCAGTCCTCAAATCCTTTGACTGcgtgttttttcttttcccttcaCACCTCTTGACTGTTCGCCGGCTATGCTCGTTTGGGACTCCTAGACAGGTCATAGCAACGCTGCTGGTTCGTGAACCCTGCCACTAGCTTGCGTCAAGGGGGcagcaaaagaaggaaatGCGGGTTGCTTTTATCACAACTTCCAAGGTTGAGGCATTCACATCGCTACACTTTTCATCATTCGCTGACCCAAAAGGTGCAGGAGACGCCCGATATAGGAGATGCAGGAGCTTGCATCAATATTCCCACAGCATTTCCAGCCACCTTGCTTCAGGTGAGTCTCTGTCTAGGAACACTCCGATcctgagagggaggggggaccaCGATCGGGTCAATGGGCAAGCAGTTTGGGATTTCACGAGAGGCACGGGTGCTGGTTGTTGCGGCACGATGCTCATGCTCAACCAGTGTTGATTTGTGCTGTCTGTTTGGTATCGGTCTTTTGGTAGGTCTGAGTTCCGATACGCTTAGGATCTGGTGGAACAGGTCCCAGATAACATTAAGGTCCCTCAGACCCTCTTATTGACATGAATTTCTTTGGCAACACCCGGTTCCGGTGCATCCGATATTGGCGGCTCGTGAGAGCACACACTCACAAGCTTTTCCAGTCCGCCCTTTCCCTGTACTTTTGACTGGCTCATTTGCCTAGAAACGTGTCACCATAAAAAGCATGGATCTCGGAATCAGATCCTGCAGTGTCCCTTTGTACAAGAGAGGTTGTACAAGGTTGTTGTGGTCAACACGATATCAAGCACCCGTCTGCCCAGGAAGTGGGAAGCGAAGGCGAAGCGCGATGGCCAAGAAACTTGGGATCGGAGTTctgctcctcatcctccccaagacCCAGCCACTGCGTCTCTTgtttggggagaggtggtggcttgATATGCACAGGCACTAGCGTGAAACCTGTATACAGTTCGACCAGGAGAGTCCTTACACCACTGTTGTTCGGTTGGGAATAGCGCCAATCGCGAAGCCACAAGAGGTTTATGCACGGCTTACTGTGTGAAGTCCGTAGAAACGAACGGCACGATAGAACACATGACCATGTAATCTGTCTCAAGTCACCCAGACCTCATGATTTGCTGGGTTTGGATTATAAGCATGTTGTGGCACACCTAAGTTTGTGATGTCTCTTCAACTTGCTCTACCAGGGGCTTGCCGCATGTGCGAGGACAAGCTTGGAATGTGTCAACATGAGTGTCACAGTGGAGAACTCACGTGTATCAGCTGGTGGATGAGACCAAATACCAGGAACATAAAAAGAAAGACATTCGTAACAAGCAGCTCAaggcgaggccgaggcccGAAAGCAGCCGGTGGCTTGAAGTAAAGGGCAATCGATATGTCTTGGATGAAATGTCCTTGATGCTTCAGATGACTTTCGACTTTCTTCTTAAAACCTTTAGTCTTATACCGTCTCTGCCAGCACGAGGATTGAACTTTACGCGAAGTGAATACCTAAGGGGTGTGGACTCCCAGAGCTCTAGAAGAATTCGACGCTTCCGGAACTGCTGAGGCGATGCTACAAAATAAAAATGCCCTCTTCTGCTGTTCCAGATGTTCAAAGCATTGTTTTCTGCACCTAAGGTAGTGGGATGTTGTCAGAGCAATTCAGGGGTCAATTGCCTTGGCAGTTTGTGCCGAGCGGGAAGGCCCCGCTAAATTAACTCTCGCGTCCACTGCGAATCGGCGGGGTCCCCACCGATCAACGGCGCGTCTTTTGCTTTGCGATTCAAGCTGGAGCGCGTCACTCTTTAAGGTCCCCACCGCAGACACCGAACAGCAGTTCCTACACCACATCTTCCCGAAACATTGGGACGCCAGCATGTGATATTGTTTGAGCGCAACATATTCTAGGACCGAGAGGACGACTGGGAAGGATGGCGACAAGTATGTGCCCCGTGCTAGGCTTAACCAGTGCTTGTACCATAGCTAACAAAACCAAGGACAGGAGCGCATTCGAGATCGGATGCGCGGTGCTGGGTGAGTATCTTCCCTACGACATCTGCTCAGAGGACCCAATTAACGTCAACAATTATAGTCGTCATGAAGTAGGGGATGACCTAGACTTTGGCTTTGTGATTCCCATCGCCACAGAACCAGAGCCAGAAGAGACAATCGAGGAAGAGCTCCCAGATGCTTCACCACTACCGCCACCTCCAATTACCAGCCGACCAACTCCAAACACATCCGCCAAGCGAATACACCTCGACCGCGATGGCGTTGCTCAATCCTCCCCGTCTATGGGCCCCAGCCCCTCTCGCCGATCTGTATACAACATACCCGACGGCACCAGTACCGAAAGATCAGCCTCACTGCCACCACGTTCCCCAGCGTCTGTTCGAGCTCAGGGCTCTTCTCTTCGCCATATGATCCGCCCCCCAGCTTcggatgaagttgaagaggCTGAAAATGAGGAGGACCACGATGTGACTATGCACGACTCGCAGCCCGAGCCAGAGGCCGtagaggaggatgtcgacaTGGAAGAtgcccctccagcaccatACCCACGATCCGTTCAAAGAACCGCACAAAAGCAACGAGGTCCGCTCTCCTCTGTCATTGCGGCGACAAAGCGGATTACTATCCACACTTCACCCGAGGAGCCAACGCCAACAGTGGAGGAGGTAGTCATGGAAAGCCCGGCTGATGCACCTGGCAGTGGGAAGCGGCAAAGGACTATCTTGCTCGATCAGAATAGCCCAGTCGTGGGGTCGAGTACGTTATTGCACAAGGTTTTGGAGGATCTAGATGAGACTACTCAGCAAAACCCTGGAGGTATTCCGGCAAGTTCTTCACCAGTAGAAAGGAGGGTCAGAACGAGGATACGAAAGAGCGCagagatgaggaagatgtcggAGAGTATGAGTATGAGAGGGAGTACAATGTCCGTGGCGTCTCCTACGTCTTCGAGGGGCAAGAGGAGGGGTCCAATGTTGAGGTCGAGCAgtgttgttgaaggtgaggagaATGCAGCAGAGGATGTGGATGTCCCGGATgccgttgaggaagaggagccagaggaagaggaggaggaggaggaggaggaggaggaggaggaggaggaggaggaggagggagaaagggagcccgaggcggaggagtcAGCTGTGCTTGGGGCAgataatgatgatgtggCCGATGCGCCAGAACCACAGCCGGAACTACCGGAGCCAAAACCAGAGGCCGTAGAGGAACCAGAGGAGAAAGAGGCTGAAGAGATTGGTGTGCAAGAGGCTACTAAACGAATAGGGAGGAAGCGGCCTACTCGCCGAACCGCCCCTGCTCCTTCACCAGAGCTAGGCTCAGACCAACCACCAATGCCGGTGGCAGAATCACCAGCACTGAGAAAACGGcgaaggagggaggcggtggccaGTCcagcacagcaacagcagcctgtCAAGAAGGTACGGACAGGCAAACAACCACTTAAACCACAGCTTCCACAACACTCATCGCCAGCACAACCTTCACCAGCGCAGCCCTCACCAACGCAGCCCTCACCAGCGCAGCCCTCACCAGCGCAACCCTCACCACGACAACCCTCCCCGCGACCACCAACACGCCGATCACAGTCCAAAGTTCAAGAGAAGTCCaagccaaaaccaaaacaacaGGCCAAAAAGCCACCAGCAAAGAGGAAACCAAGAACCAACTCCGACGATGCGGAGGGAAAAGACTCTGGAGATAAAGTCTCCGGCTCCGTCCCCATCACAGTCCAACGGTTCAGCAAGCCCCACATTGACCCTGAAACCGAAGCTGACAAcctcgacgatgacgaaATTCAATTTTCTCACCGCGGTCCGGGCGTCCATATTCTCGACGTGCTGTCCAAACTCTGCGACGAAATGGCCGAGAATTACATGGGGAAACTCCGCGCAGCAGAGGAAGCGGCGGAGGATGCCGCCACAAgaagggagaagaaggtgatgCTGAGAGCCTTGGAAGCCTTTCATAGGGAGTTGATGACCAAGCTTTTGGATCACACTATTGCCCTCGATCAGCTTCATGGCTTGCGCAAAAGGGTCAAGGCGGcgcagaaggagaagattgcGATGAGGGATGAGATCATGCGGGTtagggcggagagggagcaggTCGCGTTGAGGATGGATGCGATCAGGATGAAGCATGAGGTGGAGAGCAGGGAGGCGTTGGTATGTTGTTTTGCTATTGATACAATCGCCATCGGTGACCAAGATTGCTAATTTGTTGGCAGCGAcacatctctctctcgtcGGCCATGCATGATATTGATCTTGCGGTGGAAAAGGCGCAAGCAGCACCAGAGCTGTCTGCCGCTGAGCAAAAGACGGCTGATCTCGCCAATCTTGAACTACTGGTCAGCCGAGTAGCTGATCAAGCCAGCTCGAAGAGCGATGGTGGGGGCACGTTGAAGCAAATCAAAGAGTTCAATGCCTTTTTAGAAAGAGCGGCTGCGGCGATGGAGAAAAGGAGGTAGCAATACTTCTCACCGCCATTACTACCATGATATATACAACATGGCCCGTTGATTCGGCCAGTTTTTGACGCCAAAAATGAGCAACGATTTGAACGAGATCTCTTGTACAAACATTCAACCATGAAGACCCTCATATTCTTACATTTTCCCGTCCCCTTCCCAAGCTAACCTATTTGTTGttatcctccttcttctccgtcacCTTCCCCACAGCAACCATGCCCCTAAACCGATCCATAAACGtctcctcgcccttcttcttcctctcctccctctgttTCGCCTGTTCCTGCCACAGGCCTTGAATACTCGCCGCCATCTCGGCATTAGCCCTATAATCCGCCCTCAAcgccgcctcctcggccgccctATCCTGCTCAGGCAACTTCTCCAACTTTTCCTTCCAACTCGCGATCAACTcggccggcggcggtggaatATTCACCTTCCCAGCCGCCTCcccagcagcctcctgctgccgctgcctAACCTTtgcagcctcctccagcacacTCCTAAACTCAGgcgcctccctcccttcctccttggccctcttgatctcctcctcctgcctcaaCATCTGATGATACAGCTCATCGGCCCTCATCTGaatcatctcatcctcctcggcgcttCTCCCATAGGTGTTCAGGTACCCCAACGCTTTCAAAAGACGGGATTGGTTGTTGTAGCAGCGCTCGAATTTCTTGACCTCGTCAGAGCACATTGTCAGCCGGGCTTTGACCCCCCCGGATTTCATGCACGTGGCCCAGGTGAATTGCTCGTCGGCGCAGTTTTCGAGGGCGGCGCGGCCGATGGCGGCTTTGCGGTCTTTGTACGAGTCGAGGACGTCCATGAGTTTTTCGTGGTCGGTTTTGGTTGCTGCTTCGATGGTGGATTGGGGGGTGTAGGTTTTCCAGAGGTGGGCGTAGCGGCCGTCGGGGAAGAGGGATTCGGGGGGGACGGTGGATAGGGAGGCGGCGGTTTGGTCGTCTTGGGATTTTTGGTCGAGCTGGCGGTGTGGTGGGAcggcgggggttgggggggaggattcggaggagggggtgtatTTGACGGGGGCTTCTTTTTGAAGGAATTCGCGGAGTTTGGGATCGAGGTGGGCGAGggggtcggaggaggagttgtcTGGGCTCCCGCCGAACCAGCCGTTGAACCAGCCCATTTTGAAGGGTGTGTGTGGGCAGATTTCggggtgggattggggtTTGCGCaaagtggtgatggtgaggtgggtTAATGCGacctgtggtggtgatggtggtaagATAGCTTGGGGAAGCTTGAATTTAGGCGGGGTAAAGTGGCAGAAAGAGGTGTCCCACATTGATCTTTGCCAAGATCGACGCCGTTGGCAAGGGTGGGTTCACCTTGATGTTAATCACTTTGAGGTCAACGGTTGGAGGTCCGCTGGATTTGTATCTGGAAGCTCCATTGGAGAAGAATCGAGatttttgtttggttttggttcaAAGTTCTTATATACGCCTTGACATAATTCCAGACCTTCTCATTCTCAAAGCGACCTACCTCCTCGAGTATGCATTCCACTTCGTGGAGTTTGTGCAAGGCCCGGGTCTCCAGACCACGACACGACCATCTGGTCAATGTCGATAGGCCCATCTGGTAGGTTTTGTCAGCCGTGTGTTTACATTTCAGTTCAAGCTGGTTTACTCGAAGGCCCAATTTTAATTTTCAATTAGGCAAGTTCGtaatcctccttcttccagctatctttttattaataacAACGACCCACCATCTTCTGATCTCAGGCCAGTTCGTGGCGTATTTATCTAGATCACTAGACTGAGAACACAACCTGGCGGAGATCAAGCCTGAGGACCCTTCGAAGATATCAAATGGTCTAGATGCATGGCAAGCTCCATCGCAACGTCTCCCCATGTCGACTTCATCCCCCAGCTCCTGCAGCGAATCATCCCAGAGGCACAAGAGTGGCCAGTTGTTTAGAGTTTTGTTTCGACTTTGAATTCTCCCGGATTCCGCTTCGCTTGCCATTGCGTTAGTACATTGGTCTCAATGACACGCTATTCGCTAACAGCTCCAGTGTGCTTAGTGGCAGGTGGTTTCATCGCTGCAGGGCTCTGTGTCAGAGACGCAGCTTGGACCCCTTTTCACATCTCCGTGTTTCCTCCCACGAGCCGCAACCCCAAGACGGAACCACACCGGATGAATCCAGATGTGCACCACCTCTTGACGCACACTGCAATTGCCTTGGCTGAGGCGGTTGCATTGGCATCAAGATGCACGGCCCAACTGTGTCGTTTGTGCCAATCACATCTCCAATTGACTGGAAGCGCTCTCGAAGCAACCCTGCCATGTCGCCTCATCAGGAGACTGTTCCCTTCCCAGCGGGTCCCCCTGCCTCGAAATGGCACCCTCCTCGAGCCTCTCCACACtgccggcgagggtgggagaggggcgGGAGCATGGATGACGTTGAATGGTCTATGGTCAGACTCCTGATGTCGCAAATCCCCATGAGAATAGAACCGTGTGCCGCCATATATCCCTCCTCTATACCCGGCTTCCCTCGTCTATCTCCtctttccttcctcttctgcaCTCCAAGTTTTGGGCTGTCTGATGGTATCATAGGGCGATTCTCGtttccctctctttctcttcaccTTCCCTTCGTGACTGCAGGTCAGCTTAATTGTTTAGTTTCTTCTACCTTCATTTTATACACGGCTGAGCCGTGCAAGTCTTTCTTTACCTACCTTTCGACCCTATCGATTCGATTTTTGAGTTTCGAGTTTAAAGACAACAACCATGTATTTCTCAAC
It contains:
- the RCO3 gene encoding glucose transporter (COG:P; EggNog:ENOG503P0R5) — protein: MVGFGWRKPANVAGTSAPAILLSLFVATGGLLFGYDTGSINGILAMESFKKDFTTGYFDKEGVPGMYPSQVSLIVAMLSAGTMVGALISAPIGDLWGRRLSLIAALGVFCVGAIFQVCATNVALLVIGRTLAGIGVGVVSVLVPLYQSEMAPKWVRGTLVCAYQLSITAGLFAAAGVNILTHNMKGAAAYRIPIGLQLTWAVVLALGLLILPETPRYLIKRGYKDAAALSLSRLRRLDITHPALIEELAEIQANHEYELALGPDTYKDIFFGEPHLGRRTLTGCGLQMLQQLTGVNFIMYYGTDFFQKGGVDDPYLITLIMQIINMVSTLPGLFVVESWGRRRLLIVGAAGMAICQLLIASFATANGSNSETQSRILIIFVAIYIFFFAASWGPVVWVVTSEIYPLKVRAKSMSVSTAANWLLNFGIAYGTPYMVDTNRIEGSRSIDLGSRIFFLWGAFCILSIAFVWFMVYETSKISLEQIDEMYERVDHAWNSRRFEPSWSFQQMRDFGFSDSGIPPQEPQLELQQSRSSESQSETGGSSTNTATTSSQDDKLPIPIGHVDFSY
- a CDS encoding uncharacterized protein (EggNog:ENOG503P303; COG:S) — protein: MRGAGRHEVGDDLDFGFVIPIATEPEPEETIEEELPDASPLPPPPITSRPTPNTSAKRIHLDRDGVAQSSPSMGPSPSRRSVYNIPDGTSTERSASLPPRSPASVRAQGSSLRHMIRPPASDEVEEAENEEDHDVTMHDSQPEPEAVEEDVDMEDAPPAPYPRSVQRTAQKQRGPLSSVIAATKRITIHTSPEEPTPTVEEVVMESPADAPGSGKRQRTILLDQNSPVVGSSTLLHKVLEDLDETTQQNPGGIPASSSPVERRVRTRIRKSAEMRKMSESMSMRGSTMSVASPTSSRGKRRGPMLRSSSVVEGEENAAEDVDVPDAVEEEEPEEEEEEEEEEEEEGEREPEAEESAVLGADNDDVADAPEPQPELPEPKPEAVEEPEEKEAEEIGVQEATKRIGRKRPTRRTAPAPSPELGSDQPPMPVAESPALRKRRRREAVASPAQQQQPVKKVRTGKQPLKPQLPQHSSPAQPSPAQPSPTQPSPAQPSPRQPSPRPPTRRSQSKVQEKSKPKPKQQAKKPPAKRKPRTNSDDAEGKDSGDKVSGSVPITVQRFSKPHIDPETEADNLDDDEIQFSHRGPGVHILDVLSKLCDEMAENYMGKLRAAEEAAEDAATRREKKVMLRALEAFHRELMTKLLDHTIALDQLHGLRKRVKAAQKEKIAMRDEIMRVRAEREQVALRMDAIRMKHEVESREALRHISLSSAMHDIDLAVEKAQAAPELSAAEQKTADLANLELLVSRVADQASSKSDGGGTLKQIKEFNAFLERAAAAMEKRR
- a CDS encoding uncharacterized protein (EggNog:ENOG503P05R) yields the protein MWDTSFCHFTPPKFKLPQAILPPSPPQVALTHLTITTLRKPQSHPEICPHTPFKMGWFNGWFGGSPDNSSSDPLAHLDPKLREFLQKEAPVKYTPSSESSPPTPAVPPHRQLDQKSQDDQTAASLSTVPPESLFPDGRYAHLWKTYTPQSTIEAATKTDHEKLMDVLDSYKDRKAAIGRAALENCADEQFTWATCMKSGGVKARLTMCSDEVKKFERCYNNQSRLLKALGYLNTYGRSAEEDEMIQMRADELYHQMLRQEEEIKRAKEEGREAPEFRSVLEEAAKVRQRQQEAAGEAAGKVNIPPPPAELIASWKEKLEKLPEQDRAAEEAALRADYRANAEMAASIQGLWQEQAKQREERKKKGEETFMDRFRGMVAVGKVTEKKEDNNK